From Sphaeramia orbicularis chromosome 21, fSphaOr1.1, whole genome shotgun sequence:
TCTCAGAACAGTCTATTTATAACAACTACGAGGTCTGCTGTATGAATTGAGCGTCTGTCGCTGCAGCAGCAAGCAGAGAGATTATCTGTAAAAACATACTTATACACTCACTCCACACACACATCACTTACTAATGCACAGAACTCCAACCTCATACGAAGTCACTCACTGTTCACTTTTGCTATCAGTCATTCTTAAATTATTGCCCGCGGCACCGACTCAATCTTGCCAAAGCACCAAAGCACCTGCTGCTCccactgagataaaaaaaaaagaaaaaagacagaaacctCCTCCATGCCAACAATTACAATATAAACACGCAAACAAAGAATGACCTCAGGACTTTAACTAAATCAAACTCTTTTTTTCCCAGAGCACTTTGCTATCTAATCATTTACATACGATCTAGGAATACAAATTATGCAACAAATGCTATGCTGTATGCAAAAGTGTGCCCTGCAGAAACACTAGGAACACAAGCTTAAtatcacactggaaaaaaaatccaaatcttaccaagtgtatttttctcatttctagtcaaaatatctcatcacacttaaaataagacattatcaccttaagagtaacttttcagtgagatataagaacttatgtttggacaatagatcttgaaaatcttagttcaagaaatcttaccaagaaaatttttcacttgttctgttggcagattttttttgcttgaattaagcaaaaaaaaatcttgaattaagcaaaaaaacttaACCAGTAGAAgaagtgaaaactatcttggtaagatttcttgaaaaacaaagattttcaagatctattgtttaaaaataagttcttatatctcactcaaAAGTTACTATTTAAGTAAAtatgtcttattttgagtgtgatgagatattttgactagaaatcagaaaaatacactgtTTTTTCCAGTGCGTGCAcagaaaaaagttgtaaaacaTGAAGAAATTTTATACTCTATCGATTATACAAAAAAGTTCAGAAATGTCTATAGTATATGCATAAACAGATGtatttatctatatatttttgtgtttcttttgtgcaTGTTTCAGTTATTCATAGTGCATAGTGGGCTGCTAATTCTGGAGACAGCACCAGCCAAggacagaccttttttttttttaccattacaCCTGTGTGACTCTAACAGTGGGACAGCAGCTGCAGCACAGCTTTAGGATTCACTGATggcatatgtgtgcgtgtgtgtgtgtgtgtgtgtgtgtgtgtgtgagtgactatGATGGAATGCACTGTGTCATTGTCTagtctgttctttttttgtaaatgcaaaaGGGGAGGGCAGAAGGAATGCGAAGTGCTAACTAGCCAATCTGTTTAATAATTGGTCTCTTGGGGGGGAAAGTCTCGCTGGCACATTTGCTTTTCTTGTactcacttattttttttctctgcctCTCTGCAGACTGCAGGAGGAGATTCACCAGAAGGAAGAGGCCGAGAACAACCTGTCTGCCTTCAGAGCTGTATGACTTATTTTTTCTATCAGCTCATATTTCCTCCTTTTCCAACTGTTTTTGCTGCATCTCATAAGCCTTTTTCTCTTGGTTACCATTAAGATTGTGTAGGACTCacagtattttgtgtgtgtgtgtgttgcttgtgTTTCTATCCAGGATGTTGACAATGCCACTCTGGCCAGGCTGGACCTGGAGAGACGCATTGAGAGTCTGCAAGAGGAGATTGCTTTCCTCAAGAAGATCCATGAAGAGGTGTGTTTATGTGGTAACAAattctgtctgcctgcctgtctgaaaTGGGGGCATCTGTGCACTATGTATGTCAGTAGGGTGGTGTGGCTGTATCATATAACCACGCTATGTAAGGATACACTGCAATATCGAATATATAAGAGCCACCCCAGGAATGCCGCTTTTACAGGGAtcagatatgtcacatgtcaacATTGAAAcatgttcactgcaaaaatccaaaccttaccaagtgtatttttctcatatctcgtcaaaatatctcatcacccttaaaataagacataatcacctaaagagtaacttgtaaatgagatataagaacttatttttagacaatagatcttgaaaattttatttcaagaaatcttaccaagatcattgtcacttgttccattggcagattttttttttttttgcttaattcaagatttttttttttttgtttaattcaagatttttgttttgcttaattgacgatttttttttttttttgcttaattcaagcacaaaaatctgccagtggaacaagtgaaaaatatcttggtaagatttcttgaaataaaattttcaaggtctattgtctaaaaataagttcttatatctcacttacaagttattctttaggtgattatgtcttattttaagtgtgatgagatattttgactagaaatgtgaaaaatacacttggtaagattttgatttttacagtgtttattgTGTACATTTTAATTTCCTCactcttctgttttcttttcctcCTGCTGTAAAATGTTATGGCGTTTTAGTTCTAACACATAAAAAAGTACGGAGGTATTTGACAGACCTAAAGGAGTGACATGGTCAGACATTTGGCCACTTCACTGTAGGTCCCTTCTTGTTATTTTGTCTTCCACGCCTGAACTTTGACCTCTTAGAAATGCTGAACAGCCAATTGGCTAAAGTGAGCATGTCAGCTGCTGTGTTTGCATGTGGGTGGCTGTTAGAAAAGTACAGATAGAGAAAAAGAGTCTGGGCCTGTGAACAGATGCAACGCTATTTTTATGCTTTGAGCAGAAGATCAAGAGACAGCTGGCCTCCTGCTCTTCTGCTTTCATTTAAATCAGTTTTAACAGTGATGTATCAATAAGCCACCGTCTAAAGTTAGACGCTAGGGATCAATTAACCTTCATGCTTTTGACTCAGCCTCATGCTCTTCAACTTCAGGCAAAAAGTTCTCACTTTAACACTCGCAGTAGTCACAAATTTCACTTGTACACACAAGTTCTGGATTAAAAATGAAGATATATTTGTATTCTTTCTGTGAATACCTCTTTTAAAGCTGTGCAACTTGGATTTTCTGAGATTTCCAGCCCAAAGCAAAAAATCACCCCTTTAACTTTTCCATTTACTCTAAGCTTTCAAACCTCAGAGCAAAACCTAACACTTAAAGTTTCTTACTTTTTTGGATAAATTGGCTTCTAATACTTAGTTTGACATTAAAACATACTATGCTTTGTTGAAATTCATCATTTTATTCTTCATTTATGACTTGTTTATGATCATTTCTGGGACAAACTGAATATTTCTTTCATCTTTTCACTGTGCAGGAAATCCGCGAGCTGCAGAGCCAGATGCAGGACactcagatccagatccagatggaCATGTCCAAACCTGACCTGACTGCAGCCCTGAGAGACATCCGTATGCAGTATGAGGCCATTGCCGCCAAGAACATTGCAGAGGCTGAGGACTGGTACAAGTCTAAGGTACATTTACAGCACACACATCCACCACATGTACACACTGTGGAGTTTGCTTCAGTTGTTGCTCTAATAAACCTCACCCTACTCTCCTCAGGTGTCTGATCTCAACCAGGCCGTGAACAAGAACAACGATGCTCTGCGTCAGGCCAAACAGGAAAGCATGGAGTACAGACACCAGATCCAGTCCTACACCTGCGAGATCGACTCACTTAAGGGCACCGTGAGTATCACCGCACCTTCTCCTACAACTCCCATTTTCAGTCATCTTGTAGACCAATCTTTTCTATCTACTTCTTGCTCTGTAGAATGAGTCTCTCCTGCGCCAGATGAGAGATATGGAGGATCGCATGGGCCGTGAAGCCTCCGGTTTCCAGGACACCATTGCACGGTTGGAAGAAGACATCGCTAAGATGAAGGTAATTTTTTTATGCTCTTTAGCTCAAAACACTGTACTCTTGAAAAACAGACCAATCAGACACTGACTAGATCATTCCACACCGACTACAATTTAGAAAAAAGTGCTCATTTACAATCAGTATGAGCCCAGGAAAAGGCCAGACAGCAGTGATTATAGATAAAACCTGTGATGTACTGTATGTGCTAACTGTGTTTTCACAAAAGAAATTGGTTTAATTATTGTTTGATATTAAATTTGAGTAGACCAGTAAAAGTCTTGCGTTCACTAATTTACAGGATGACATGGCCCGCCACCTGAGGGAGTACCAGGACCTCCTTAATGTCAAGATGGCCCTCGACATTGAAATTGCCACCTACCGCAAACTGCTGGAGGGAGAGGAgagcaggtgtgtgtttgtgtttactcTTTTCATTTGGATGCAGGTTTAATTagacataaaataaacaattttgTAATGTGGCGAGACATTTTTGTAAACACTTTCCCCTCATTACCTACTTGTAATGGTGATCTGTTTCTTTTCCAGGATCACAACCACTATTCCTGTCCAGTCTGCCTATTCCTCCATTGGGTTCAGAGGTAAGAGAAGCACTACCCTTCCCAAAAAtcgattaaaaaatatttttatacactttaatgaGCAAGGATGAGacacaaaagactaaatatagccTGTGACTGTATATGGCAGGTGCTATTTTGAATGCATTGCAGAGTACCTGCAGTGACACTGTGTGACCACTGTGTGGGGACATATGACATGTCAAAAATCCTAAAGCCCTTTGGTTCACGAAAGCAATCCTCACTTGATATATAGACAGTCCAAACTTGTAATTAATCACTGCCAGTAGCTCCATTTTAAGGCTGCTTAAACATAATAAGGAGCAGTAATTAAAGATGATATATGAGGTGTAACCAAGATCTATTAGTGCCATTAATTAAATAACTTTAATCACATTTCACATGTATGGTCAGAAATGTGTAGTTCATCTCATCATGTTCAAACCCAACCCTTTAACAGCAGGCTGTCTTTGCCGCTGTGTCTGAATTAAATTGACTTTGTTTTGCGCCAACTAGCTGTGATGTATGAATACCGAAAAAAGCTGTAAAATACATTCCCGCAGAGACCAGCCCTGAGTCCCAGCAGCAGCGCTCATCAGAGATTCACTCCAAGAAGACAGTTCTCATCAAGACCATTGAGACCCGCGATGGAGAGGTTTGAGCACAAGCCCgtacagtccacacacacacacacacacacacacacatacatgcagcacaaagacacacacagaaactCTCACCCTCATAGTATAAAACACTCACACAGTCTGTTTCATTCTGAATCGTATTGATTTGTTATATTCTCATCCAGATGAAGTATTCTGTCAGCCAGGGCGCTAGTGCCCAGTGTGTAAGTCTGGTTCCATTATCCCATCAAAAGTTTTCTCATCTGCACACTACAGGTTGAAGCAAACTACCAGATTTAAAAGGACAGTTCTGTGTTTGCACTGTTTTAGTCTCTGTTTCTGTCAAATATTgccattgtttttcaatttctaATCTACACAAGCTTGAGAGAgcgaataaaacaaaaaagcacCTTTACATTGATATTGGAATCACACTGTAATAGAAAATCTGTCCCAAACTGATCCATGAACTCTTGTAGTTTGCATCGAGCCATGCAGCAGCTTCATCACTGTACGCTAGCTCACGGTATGTGAATATACAGCGTTATATCAGCGCCAATAGCCTCCCCACTCCCTGCACAATCCTCACTCCTGATTGTACCTTCACATATAGTGCTGTACAATGACCACTCACTATTGAAAGAAAATAGTTTCTGCACTGTGCCATCCTATGTACACACACTTTATTTTTAACATCAGCTCATAAATTCACAATATATTTTCTCTCCTCCTCAGGTGGTCAGCGAGTCCACACAGCACCAGCAAGACATCATGTAAACAGGAAGCATGGACAggatataaaagaaatatattaaagcgataaataaaaatgcttgagaaaaatacattttcctaccACTACAATAATAATTTATAAGCTGAGCTGACTGTAGAGCCATTTCGAAACAAAGAGAAGCAATCATAAATCTTCCTGTAACCATCAtaccatgtgtttactttttggcTTCTTTTCAAGCAATCATTTTAGCAGATTTCAATGGAAACAGAAAATTATCTAAGTGAATGCAACCAGTATACAAATGAATACAGTGTAAGAAGCAGTACGCATATACAGTGCACTGCCTTCACCCTGAGTTAAATAAAGGGCATTCCAGGAATTATTCTTTATTCGTTTTCCTTTCCTTTACACCAAAACATCAGAACTCGTCTGTGATTTCTTGTCTGCAAAAGCATAGACCTTTAAGTGAAtaaataaggctttttttttttgttgtagatGTATTTGTCCGTTATTCACAGGGAAGCTTGCAAAGTGCAGGAAAGGTCAATGTACCTAAAACACCTTGGACAGAAACGGTGCACATATTCCATATTTTATTCTGTGCAGCTTTAAATGTATACAGCTAGAGTGAAGAAGAGCGTATACAGTGTTTGCGTCGCTGATATGAGCTGACATGAGGGAAGTGTGATGTTGTTTTTGGTGTGAAAGTTCTCAGAAACATCAGCATCCAATGAATGAGGAACTCAGTCATGTTTGCAGTTTGAGCTCAATAGCATGTGCTGGGTGTTTGTCGTATGTTAAGGTGGCTATGCAAT
This genomic window contains:
- the desma gene encoding desmin a, coding for MSKSYSASAQSASSYRRTFGSGVGSSPMSSHFSSGSAGGGRSSSHMSSRVYEVKSSSIPSFSSYRVSSAGAGGAGYSSSSAMRTYAGEKLDFNLADAMNQDFLNTRTNEKAELQHLNDRFASYIEKVRFLEQQNAALTVEIEKLRGREGPGRVAEMYEDEMRELRRQIEALSNQRARVEVERDNLADDLQKLKLRLQEEIHQKEEAENNLSAFRADVDNATLARLDLERRIESLQEEIAFLKKIHEEEIRELQSQMQDTQIQIQMDMSKPDLTAALRDIRMQYEAIAAKNIAEAEDWYKSKVSDLNQAVNKNNDALRQAKQESMEYRHQIQSYTCEIDSLKGTNESLLRQMRDMEDRMGREASGFQDTIARLEEDIAKMKDDMARHLREYQDLLNVKMALDIEIATYRKLLEGEESRITTTIPVQSAYSSIGFRETSPESQQQRSSEIHSKKTVLIKTIETRDGEVVSESTQHQQDIM